Proteins co-encoded in one Arachis hypogaea cultivar Tifrunner chromosome 11, arahy.Tifrunner.gnm2.J5K5, whole genome shotgun sequence genomic window:
- the LOC112720410 gene encoding GDSL esterase/lipase At2g23540, translating to MNAMAFNKRFEILALLILVVNNVAAQKKDGLGASFIFGDSLVDAGNNNYLSTLSKANIPPNGIDFKASGGNPTGRYTNGRTIGDIVGEELGQPNYAVPFLAPNATGKAILYGVNYASGGGGILNATGRIFVNRIGLDIQVDYFSITRKEIDKLLGESKAKEYIMKKSIFSITVGANDFLNNYLLPVLSIGARISQSPDGFIDDMITHFRAQLTRLYELDARKFVIGNVGPIGCIPYQKTINQLNEDECVDLANKLALQYNARLKDLLAELNDNLPGATFVLANVFELVMELIKNYDKYGFTTASRACCGNGGQFAGIIPCGPTSSMCTDRYKHVFWDPYHPSEAANLILAKQLLDGDNRYISPINLRQLRDL from the exons ATGAATGCCATGGCCTTCAATAAGCGTTTTGAAATCCTGGCCCTTTTAATTTTGGTTGTGAATAATGTTGCTGCTCAGAAGAAGGATGGGTTAGGAGCTTCTTTTATATTCGGAGACTCCTTGGTGGATGCTGGAAATAACAACTATCTTTCAACTCTTTCTAAAGCAAATATTCCTCCTAATGGAATTGATTTCAAGGCCTCTGGGGGAAACCCCACTGGCCGCTATACCAATGGTAGAACCATTGGTGACATTGTAG GAGAGGAATTGGGACAACCAAATTATGCTGTCCCATTTTTGGCCCCAAATGCAACTGGGAAAGCTATACTTTACGGAGTGAATTATGCTTCAGGAGGAGGAGGAATTCTTAATGCAACTGGAAGAATATTT GTGAATAGGATAGGGCTTGATATTCAAGTAGATTACTTCAGCATAACAAGAAAGGAGATTGATAAATTGCTAGGTGAATCAAAAGCCAAAGAGTACATAATGAAGAAATCAATTTTCTCCATTACTGTTGGAGCCAACGATTTCCTCAACAATTATCTTCTCCCAGTTCTCTCTATTGGGGCCAGAATTTCTCAAAGCCCAGATGGTTTCATAGATGACATGATTACTCATTTCAGGGCCCAACTTACT AGACTTTACGAATTGGATGCTCGGAAGTTTGTGATTGGGAACGTTGGTCCAATAGGGTGTATTCCATACCAGAAAACAATAAATCAGCTGAATGAAGATGAGTGCGTGGATTTGGCAAACAAGCTTGCGCTTCAGTACAATGCTCGATTGAAGGATTTGCTCGCTGAGCTCAACGATAACCTCCCCGGAGCCACCTTTGTCCTTGCAAATGTCTTTGAGTTAGTCATGGAACTCATAAAAAATTATGACAAATATG GATTCACAACAGCAAGTAGAGCATGTTGCGGAAACGGGGGCCAGTTTGCAGGGATAATCCCATGTGGACCCACTTCAAGTATGTGCACCGATAGGTACAAGCATGTCTTCTGGGATCCCTACCATCCAAGCGAGGCTGCAAACTTAATCCTCGCCAAGCAGCTTCTTGATGGAGACAACAGATACATTTCTCCTATCAATCTCAGGCAGCTCCGGGATCTTTGA